A region of the Dermacentor albipictus isolate Rhodes 1998 colony chromosome 4, USDA_Dalb.pri_finalv2, whole genome shotgun sequence genome:
TTGCCACGCGGCACAACTTCACTACGAAATTAAGCGTAAGTTTGTAGGCTCGTTTCATTCACTCAGATACTGCAACAGTGACTTATCGAATGTGTTGTTCATAATACATCGTTCATAGTGTTCACGCTGGACACTGTTCGTTTCCATCCCTCATTCCGAAGAGGGTAAAAACAGCGCGAAGGACATAACGAAATCAAAGACTTTCGTCCTTTCCTTCGCGCTGTTTCTACCAAATTCGTCATGAACCAACCAGTTCAATTCAACACACTCCTAGACTCCTCATCCAAAGCGTGTCTGCTCCCTTTCCCAAGATCTCTTTGTGGTGGAAGAAGTCGCTCTCAGATTTCCGGCCGGGGTGGACCTTACACCAGCCATCATTAGCTCGTAGGGTCAACCATGTGAACATGATGTTCTTTGTCAAACGTACTCCGCTACTTTATCTGTAGTGGATGCCGGCCATCTGCTTCGAACGAGGCCTGGGACAAATACGATCCGCGAAATTCCACATAGAGGTGTGATACAAGATTTCACAATGGCCACgtgttttttgttgttattgttgttgttaatgATACCATGCCATTTCATCTCTCTTTTACTCATCCCCTCATACGACGAGATACTAAAGGTTCAGAAAATTTGATCTTCCTCCCACTTAGAATGCTTACGGTCAGCGTTTTATTCGATTTATTGGACCTAAAGTTTAGAATAAACTACGGGTAAAGATAACACTGGCCAACAAGTTTTCTTCCAGCCTGAAAAAACGATTTGCTGGGCTAAATACATTTTCCTGATGTTATTGAGCGCTGTCTCTATTCTTATAATTGCTGTTTTAAATAAGTGATAATACCCACTATTTCCTTGGGATGCACACTTACTCATAAGACTTTCTTACTACTGACATGAGTATATCGATGGTAATTTGATGCTTTGATATTTGAAGTGCTTGTGTTTATCTTCACTTGTAAGACGCGTCCCTACATGTTATCCAAAATGTGACAAGTTTAACTGCCGTTGCATTTCTTTATACGTTCTACCAGTTTTAATATAAAGTGAAAATGATACATGCGTGCACGGGGTGCACTTCTGTCGTGCAATTATGCAGTAACTATATTCAACAACGTTAGCACCAGTATTTGCATAACTGTCACTCTCTCATTGGACCCACTACTAACCTTTGACCATGGGTCCAATCCGTTCGAAACTTTGTAAGTTTTACGCcggtaaaataaagaaaggaaagaaagaaataaagaaaaaggatcgCACAAGTAAATCAACTTGCATCAAATCACAATAAGAAATAAAATACTCATCAGCACAATAAAGGGAAAGGCATGTAAGCACTAGGACAAATAAAATAATTTAATGGAAACATCACCCTTACTCGCGCCTATGACTTATGCGCTCCGTGGTTGGAATTGCCTCACATTCACCACAAAAGTGTACGCTGAATAAGAAGTAAAATATGCGTTGTTGCACAGGCAATGCGTAATATCTGCAATACATATAATTGTAAACAGCCGTTAGGGTGCTGTCGGATACTAATTTTCACTATTTACGCCTGTGAAAAACTAGTCAAGGTACAAAGGCTGACGCGTCAGCTGCACAATAAAATGAACGTAGTATAGTTTCACCCGACATGCAAAAATTGTCTCATAACAAGCCCCAAAACGCAGAAAAGGAGAAAACACGACGTTCAGAACTCTTGAAGTTCATTGATGCAAAGCGACAATTCACAGAACTcgtaaaaaaaagatatttcaaAATCATCTACGATTCTTCTTACAGCCACCGCCAGCGCTGAATTGCTAAACTCCACAAATGCACTAAAATCTTCAGTACTCGGTTCGCGTTTACCACATTTCGCGCTTGCAGTTGGGAGCGTCTTCATGAGCGCAGTAATAATTGCTAGAAAAAATGACGTAACGAGAATAAGAAAAGAAGAGATGTCAACGCGTTTCCAGTTTTGCAAGCGGCATCGTACGTGCCTTGAACGCACAAACGCGATTAAGCTGTCAAATTGTGTAACCGTGGCTGTCGCCGAAATAAACGCAGCGCTGGCCAGGGTTCATCGTCGACTCTCGGGCACAGGCGAAGGCGTTCGCAAATTGCGGAGAGTGCCTGAAGAGGGCGTTGCAGTCGATCGCGCCGAGGGGATTCGAACCGGGCGCCCGGCACATCATGCGGCACGCGGTGAGGAAGAACACGCTCTCCTCGCTGTGCCTCCGGCTAATGGGGCGTCTCCGCTCCTGCACCTCGCTGGCAGCGTCCTCGGCGAACGCCGAGTAGGCCACGTTGAGCGCCGCGAAGTAGGTGGCCCGGGTGTCGTTCCTCTGCACCGCGAAGCAGCGGCGCTCGGAGCGGTTACCCACGGCCTCCGGCGCGTCCAGCGTGGCGCTAGCCTTGGCCAGGGCCGCGATGGGAGCTCGGCCCAGAGCCTTGAGCGTCTCCGCCACGAAGAGGAAGCCCAGGCCGCCGTAGAACATGGCCGGCGTGCCGTGGGGGTAGTACAGCGGGTGGGCCAGCGCGCTGACGGCCACGGCGAGCTCGTTCGCGACGGGGTCGTAGGTGACGGGCGAGGACGACAGCAGCCGGTGCATGCCGCTCGACTCGCGGTGGAAAGGCGTGTCCGGGGCGCGGCGCAGGCAGCGCTGGCACTCGGTCCAGAGCCGGACGAACGAGTCGCTGCTCCTGGGACAGCAGCGGTAGGCGTTCTCGACCTCGTCCTCGCTGTAGTACCGTCCCGGAGGCCAGACCCGGACCTGCATGGACTGGTACCTGGCCAGCGCCGAGCGCTTCGCCCCGGGCTCGAGTTGCGAGGCGTTGAGCGCTGACACAACTTTCTCCATGAGGCTTGCGAGGGCGAAGTTGAGGCGGCTGATGTCGCTCGGGGATATGGCCAGCTCGATGTGAATGGAAGCCAGCAGTGGCCTGTGTAGCAGGTTACGTGTCTCAGCATTTATAGAAAAAGCCACAAAATGAGCCGTCCCAAAGTACGACGTACATATCCTGGATTATACGCGACTAGTCGGAAGTTAGGCGTACCGCAGTAACATTGCGCTGCTGACAACTGCTCAGACAGTCAAATTCGCTTATTGGCCGTAGCATACCAGCTTCGTTACACGCATATTGCACTCTGTTGGCATGGCATTGGCGCTCAATGACAAGGAAAACTGCGAATTCATATCCTCCTTACTCAATTCGCATTCTTGATTTACTAAATACTGCTACACGCTATGTAATTCGGCAACAATAACAATAAAGTAAAACTATTTTTGCCGGGTTTGGCTGATTGAGAGCTAACAGGTACCCATATTAGTATTATATGGTCGCTTTTATGCCACTATGACAACTATTGACCACACTCCAAGTGTTTCATAATGCGCAGTGCTTGATGCCACAGATTTCAGCACGTTCGGTCAGTTCGGGAATGCCTGCATGTGCATTAACATGTGGTGTATATTTTGTGACTGCAACCGATTCCCACTATGTTGTTTGTTTTCAGTGGCTTCCTCTAATGTGCAAAACAAAGCAGGAAGTGGGGTCACCGCTTATCTGGATGAATGAGTGTCGCACATTACGAGGTGAccagacacacaaaaaaaagacatgttACAGATTTTGTTTGAAAAACAATATAATCATTCCAAAAAATGGAATCCTTTCAACACGAACAATGTAGCATTGATACTAACAGTGCGACAAGACGGGACACAACGTGATGAGACTGACGAACGCGGACTTACAACTGAATtgagcgaaaaaacaaaaacaagaacttCAAATAGCGTACAGCCAGAGAAACTGACCTGCCCTGTTAATATTACGGTTACAATGACAAAAGTACAAGTAAACAACAGCGTAATTCAAGTTCATGTGTTACACATAGAGCATAAATAAACGTATTTTCTGTCCGACAAGTTAACAGGTTCGGTTAACACAAACTTTTCCCCTCATCCCATTTTGGAATGCACTGATGATCCTCGCCCTATGAACTTTCTCTCTTTTGAAAGAACTACTGCGTTCATGTTATCTGGCTAGCACCCACAATCTCGGCAGTGCTCTAGAAGACGTAATCACTTGCAATTTCAACGATGTATGATTTCCCACATGTTATGATAAAGTGATACACAACTCACATTTAGAAGGGTACATAGTAGTTTCCATGCTGGAGTCCAGCGTAACTAGTCcagcatagagagagagagagagaaaacttttattgtaaaatattagtggagctttctttcccagcggtgtgggctagcgtggcgtctgctttgccgcgacgctatcagcccattccgccaaccgtcCAGCATAGAAATCAGCATGTGTCATGCCAACTGGGAGTGCTGTTATCAGGTGCCATTAACATGGGGGAGATCATACATCGGAGAAAGTGGGAGATGCATTAACCTCAGATTACGATAACACAAGGGATCTCTTTCCAGGACGCCGAGATTAGATTCTACAGGGCACTGTCGAGACTGTAGGTGCAAGCCAGATTAGATGAACGCAGTAGTTCTTTAAGAGAGGAAAGATCACTGAGGCATTCCACGTCATGACGAGGAGAGAAAGGTGAGTTAGCCGCCCTTCGATCATCGTCAGACCGGGAATACGCTTATTTATACTCCGCGTGCAATACACGAACTTGAATCATGGTGTCTACGTACGCCAATTGTTTTTCTAACCTAAGAGTAACAAGACATCCTAGCTGTACAGTATATGAGGCTGTTTAAATTTTTTTGTTCGGTAGGCTAAGTgtatgttcctttttttccttctgtcCCATCTTGTAGCGCAGTCAGTACCAATGCGTGCATACCAACTTGCCCATCTATCAATCCCATCAACGAATAATACATGTATAGTTTGCGAACAGAAATGTGCAGTTGACGTTTATAATCATAACATTAAAGATACGCAAGACTTACGAACAGCGCGAAACGTGAGCCAAGGATCCTACCTGTAGACCTCCTCCACATACATGGCGCAGTAAACGGGCACATAAGCCGCAGAGTACGTCTTGCCCCAGTGGACGATTTGCAAGGGTGTCCTATCCAGAACCAAGAAGTACATCTGGACAAACTGCCAGGAAAAGTGGTGAATGAGCTGCTGGTCATCGTACGTGTTGAAAAGCAGACTGATGGCGTCCAGCAGGGAGCTGTCGCTCAAGACTTGGTCACTGTAGGACTGGAAGGCCTCTCCGGAGAGGTATTTCTTGAGGTGTCGCAGCCACTCAGATGACGTTATTCTCCCCTTCTGGTTCCCGACTCGCCCAATGGGAAGGACGGTAGCGAACTGCGCGTTTTTCGTCCGGACGTCAGTGAGCACCTTGATTATGTACGTCTGCTCGGCGGCGCTTGCTTGTACTTGCGACGAGGGTGGAACAGACGCGGTGTCGCCGTAAAGAGCCGTGTAGTGACTCATCCAGTATTCGACGTAGCTGTCCCGCTGCATCACGTAGCGGTGGTTCATGGCGAACTGCGACAGCACGTCGCCGTCACCGGTCTCGATGTAGAGCCTGGCACCTCGAGACGCATCCTTCCTGAGCTGGAAGCTGAGCCAGAAAGTCATCTGCCACCTAAAGGCCAGGTCGACAAGCACTCCCAGGGCGCTGACCTGGCTCGGAGATGTTTCGGGCCACCCTAGGTTCAGCTCTTTGAGGAAGGCCAGGAACAGTGTAGCATCGAGCGCCGTGGCGTTGTCACGTTCTTTCACGCAGGCTTCGTACATCAGCAGCGGTCTCTCGGCCACCTTGTCCACGTCGACCGCGCCGCGCAGGAGGAGCGGCAAGTTGCCGACCCACTTGACGGCCAGCTCACCAAGAACCGTGGCGCCCAGTTCTGCGTACGTCTGCGACGGCGTCCAGCTGGAGCAGACGTGACCATCGAAGTCCTTGCAAGGGCTGAAGGCGTAGTTCAAGTTGTAGTCGAGGTAGAGGGCGTGCAGGCGGCAGTCGTCGGTAATGCACAGCAGCCCCCTCGCCCGTTGACTGGGAGACGTCGAGCGAAAAGCGTGGAACAGCGCCAGCAGGGTCACGGCCACGGCCAAGACTACGCACGAAGTCACGGCAGCCCGCTTCATCCGGGACGAGACGACGTCGTCTAGGTACGATTCATGGCTCATTGGGCTCTTATCCTGCAGAAATGCAGTAATACCTTCTCAGAGTTTCCTACGTCTTGGTCTTATCCTAGTATACACTGGTGAGTGATGCGTGttgtattttcatttttttctagttttcttaCTTACGCAGGACAGCGTCTCCAAGGGTTCATGCTGGATAgcgtaattttctttttcatgcaggtACCTCGGACAGACATCATTACCACGACCGAATGCGATACTGACTCAGCTATAATAAACTGAGTTCCACTAAAAAACTTTTTCAATGCCTTAAAGCACACTGCAATTTCTGGGCTGAAGCGATCTGCTATTGATGCTCGTTCTTTTCAACGGCGTGCAGCAGACACCTAACCGAGAATGGTCTCCCGCTATGCGGTGAGTGCCGTCGAAAAGAGCGTGCAAGAAGCCGTACAAAATCCCCGGCAACAATAATTTTGTACTATTGAACTAATTTATTTGTAGCATAAATCGCGAGGTAACATAGCAAACCAAGTTAACAGTCCCGAAAGAGCGCTGCAACACCTCACTCGCGCTCTGCGCGGCAAACTAAATCAGACGCAACTGCGCTGTGGTACAAAAGAtatttagaaaaatgtatctaaCATCTTGTCAATTTTATTCGTACTGTTACATTTGTGTAATTTGCTTTGCACTGTTCCATCCCTGCAGAAAATTTCAACCAATTTACACTCATAAATTACAACACTGCACATTGGTATCCGCTATAGCTTGCAAAATCAGCGCATTCACGAATTGCACACGAAACAAGAGCTAGCGCCTACCATATATAAAAAGTTACGGAGGAGGTTAAGCTCCTCGACACAACCTGGTAACCGTTAGGTTGCAAAGCTGCCTTAGCCCTCGGATTGAAGCTATGCCGACAAACTGTCCTAACGCCAAACCGAAGCGGCGGCGCCTGCTCTAAAGCAATCGAAGACGCAACGCCATGCCGCGCGTAACGCCAACGCTAGCCTTGTTGTACAGCGGGCGCCTTCGGAGGCGTCGAAAGGCTTTACAACCAGATTATTGGCGCTATTACATTCCGCTAGCTGGGTTTGAACATACCACAGAATACAACCATACTGCAAGGCTCGCGCACTGAAACCAGAACTCGCAATGGTGATCCTGCACTATACatcataactgaggttttttagcgcgcgaaaagggacgaaagacagtggcaagacgcggacacagcgctaacttccaacaattgtttgATTCCACGAAGCAATaaagcaagaaatatatatatctgtatgtatatatatatatatatatatatgggaaacACGCACCACCGTACGCATGCCCATACGTACTGATTTTTAATCgaatgagacagcaacgagacatgtgtaattGAAAGTTACGATGATATTACAgatgaaaacatttttttgtatttgcaagattaaaatgttaaaaaacctcagttacggaataccaacatgccctaaCATACGTTCTATACATCATGTTAATCTCTGGTTTTTTACATTTGTATAATGCGTCTTTTTGTGGAATTCAGAAGTGTAAACTAAAACAAGTGGGATTTTATTCGCTTCCCGCTTCTCATTGCCTCCGAGGGCGCTGACcgggctttatttatttatatacagtgaaagctcgttaattcgaacttcaataattcgaatttatggataattcgaactgtacgatttggtccggcccaagctccacagaagtctatgtataaaaaagtccgttaattcgaacgcgagaaggttccctcacggataattcgaactacgctcgcctggcacacggccagagaaacgcgcctactacctacacacaaggctgtattgcctccgaaacggagagaacggcgagagaaggcaaaatcggaaaaaaatctaaccgacgcggggtcagccagaaggcagcggcggctgcggccgctccgttctacgtaacctccgagacttcttccccgttgcgaatctcggaggctttgcaaatcttgtacagctgctaatgtgcggagatggcacggcaagctccaaaacacagcgaatcaagtacggcgcagctgcgcttgcaatcaagaaccaacgaatcagggccttcgccaccttcacatgttcagcgtctttgtctcggcagtcttcatcggttgtgcacctctgttttcagcttaggacgtatcggccgtcgcgattcattgtgatggtgttaagcctcggctaacgttcgtttcggtggacatcggtggtgtggcacagtcggacccagagcttcgacttgaaggtggcgtgtgcccgcggcacacgccatcactttctgacacgccaaatttctgacatgccctactacttccaaatcgcagtgtactgttgccctccttcactttcgttagttcgaactttcgttaattcgaactgaagcggcttccccttgcggttcgaatatACGAGCTTTTACtcatcgcacatatatatataggcatcGGCACATATATATTtaattatataaatatatatatatatatatatatatatatatatatatatatatatatatatatatatatatatatatatatatatatatatatatatatatatgccgatgCCTGTCATACACCTTTACGGTGTGAcgcgttcattttttttagtTGTCTGACCAAGCCTCAAAAACAAGCAGCGACTGGTTTTCCTGTCGCGGGCATAGAAACGTTATCATGGGGGCAAGCCTTGGAAAAGCGCTGTATCCTGTGGGTAGCTTTTGGAGATGACTTTAAGAAACGCAGCACAGATAAGAccgtattttttatttatatggacactcaaggcacATTTCTGTTGTCGCCGCCGCCGTGAGGTGCCGTATAAAGCGCATGGGCGATCAAATCATCGCCGTGCGTCATATGTTGTATGCTCGattgaaagcatgcgagggtgtgCCGGCGATCTCGCGCACGCAATggcggaaagcggggaggaagctcGCCGCCTTGCGTCGCGCGCAGGACATCGGGGACAGGGtatggagagggggggggggtggcgttcTACTGCGGACGGCCCTGGCGGCCTCGCGTGAACCGCCGGGCCATTGTATATTGAAAGCCACCTGCGACAGGTACAGAGTCCGCACTGCGCTGTGATTTCAAGGCGTAATTCGGGTGGATGCGAGCGGCTCCACgtaggtaaattcgctcgctgctgctgccgcgtttcctcagtgcagcgttttgacagcgacttaCCGCGGTCGTCGAGTGAGGTACGTTCGtgttggcttgtgcgcgcgtCATACCATAGTTTAGTTATACTCGTGGAGAACGTTCtgggctatgaagggaaagctacggaggcaaagcgcacacaaatgacagcgcttctgaaaagagtcgcgcgttttaatccacgttagtttaggctggggtttgcgaaaacaaacgcctgtagccctataacgtagaactattccaatatgtttttgttccaatttcctgacgtcaaatttgcgtaaccacggacgcaagcatcgggtggtcacccgcagggttgtctgaacagagcaatcaaatgctctcctcgatTATAAGCGGTCACTTTTGCTAGCTTAAAAACGAAAAACATTGcatacagtgagcggcttgtgttatgtaattggctgacaaagggcgaggagcacgctcaagtatagagggattcgatagggccgaaccagtgcactgaaaattgataaccggataaagagggtggtgccggcgtctgagattggtccgctttcccttacttggcttgaggtggctagtcgaaaatcgcggcggcatgcaacggaaagttATGAATGCCGCTAAAagggaccctcagcaaagaagagttacAGAGCCACGccgcaaacgtgccgaaagtgcttgaaaacgttacacggccacgcaaaaagctttattgtacgCAGATAAACCCAGGCTCtcaggcaggtgcgagtagccagtgcctgaacgaTTGGCGGCactcatcttttattcctttctgaacGGGGCACCCTACGGCtacccagaaaaaaaaatcagtttttgcCGGCATACTAATGCatgtttaacgcgtacacgtcactttgacgtggtgagttatTGCGGTTTTGTGGATGTCGCGTAACAggaaggtgaagtgggtgcagcccggaaaCGTTTGGCCATTAGCCGAGGGCCAATGGTGAAAAGGCGAAAGGCGGCGAATTAGAAATTATTTTTgctttgttcggtcaaatcatacacaatcagtgtgtacacgtcacacCAGATGGAgagttatcgcggttttcgtgacgtcgcgtgaccgacagctgaagtgggggtggtccaaaaaagtttttgaccaatcgcggagggctgattgtagaattggtatagaaaagtttggaatagttttacgttatagcgcccctgattgACCATCCTTCGCACACCCTTGTTAACAACTGACCGGTTCTCCTTGGTAAGCAGAGTGAGCAGACTGGACTCACGAAGAATAACAAAGTAGAAAAATTAGAGCAGACCCCTAAGAAAAAAAACCAAAATACTTTTACCACAGATTTTACCACAGATGATGTTTTTCTACTTAATCCGACCAGCCTTTGAAATTAAGCATGTAttctcaagaaaaagaaaagcttcctaCCTACTGGAGCCTTTGCAAGTCCCTTCCTAACGCGT
Encoded here:
- the LOC135897610 gene encoding uncharacterized protein isoform X1, which codes for MTMKMSQETPSSLCTAYCAGYSLLVMAQRSRYSTSKFSLEAFRTRTSASFLSGTSNLLRKKKEISSWVRTPNRTLRSITRESAMERKTSAPSSAGTPTARPSERKHQGVRQPQGEDQGEASIIGTQLHPDPKDIAEPQPGGSAGKETRTAISPRRLKPIVAYVRDLPEKRLCEVKGEVVAAVPSPFSSRPAAAVPRGRGKSSKAWRARKLSSSEFDFPPELPLPKLPSGRDGRDSQSGARNSGDEGTNRGATLAAQGSASPHQQAPSVIDGKLREHGRHSIGAEGVTCKDPGQQFQDNAALCTVLDVATSATSSVPTVLQLSADIPGTGQVVELEESRKCNSKDPQFSPTDLENNDVEPPSVHSSPSVLSPAREPRDSQLPDMGPDTRARTSRPRYPVAFPSYSSESLRKLAGSRERRGALTPTRDQLQNLYNTLVMSEHPPRRERLSREAFRKKFFLPKGAKVAFPSPGFSGHPASSSTSMARMKDKSPMSHESYLDDVVSSRMKRAAVTSCVVLAVAVTLLALFHAFRSTSPSQRARGLLCITDDCRLHALYLDYNLNYAFSPCKDFDGHVCSSWTPSQTYAELGATVLGELAVKWVGNLPLLLRGAVDVDKVAERPLLMYEACVKERDNATALDATLFLAFLKELNLGWPETSPSQVSALGVLVDLAFRWQMTFWLSFQLRKDASRGARLYIETGDGDVLSQFAMNHRYVMQRDSYVEYWMSHYTALYGDTASVPPSSQVQASAAEQTYIIKVLTDVRTKNAQFATVLPIGRVGNQKGRITSSEWLRHLKKYLSGEAFQSYSDQVLSDSSLLDAISLLFNTYDDQQLIHHFSWQFVQMYFLVLDRTPLQIVHWGKTYSAAYVPVYCAMYVEEVYRPLLASIHIELAISPSDISRLNFALASLMEKVVSALNASQLEPGAKRSALARYQSMQVRVWPPGRYYSEDEVENAYRCCPRSSDSFVRLWTECQRCLRRAPDTPFHRESSGMHRLLSSSPVTYDPVANELAVAVSALAHPLYYPHGTPAMFYGGLGFLFVAETLKALGRAPIAALAKASATLDAPEAVGNRSERRCFAVQRNDTRATYFAALNVAYSAFAEDAASEVQERRRPISRRHSEESVFFLTACRMMCRAPGSNPLGAIDCNALFRHSPQFANAFACARESTMNPGQRCVYFGDSHGYTI
- the LOC135897610 gene encoding uncharacterized protein isoform X2; this encodes MERKTSAPSSAGTPTARPSERKHQGVRQPQGEDQGEASIIGTQLHPDPKDIAEPQPGGSAGKETRTAISPRRLKPIVAYVRDLPEKRLCEVKGEVVAAVPSPFSSRPAAAVPRGRGKSSKAWRARKLSSSEFDFPPELPLPKLPSGRDGRDSQSGARNSGDEGTNRGATLAAQGSASPHQQAPSVIDGKLREHGRHSIGAEGVTCKDPGQQFQDNAALCTVLDVATSATSSVPTVLQLSADIPGTGQVVELEESRKCNSKDPQFSPTDLENNDVEPPSVHSSPSVLSPAREPRDSQLPDMGPDTRARTSRPRYPVAFPSYSSESLRKLAGSRERRGALTPTRDQLQNLYNTLVMSEHPPRRERLSREAFRKKFFLPKGAKVAFPSPGFSGHPASSSTSMARMKDKSPMSHESYLDDVVSSRMKRAAVTSCVVLAVAVTLLALFHAFRSTSPSQRARGLLCITDDCRLHALYLDYNLNYAFSPCKDFDGHVCSSWTPSQTYAELGATVLGELAVKWVGNLPLLLRGAVDVDKVAERPLLMYEACVKERDNATALDATLFLAFLKELNLGWPETSPSQVSALGVLVDLAFRWQMTFWLSFQLRKDASRGARLYIETGDGDVLSQFAMNHRYVMQRDSYVEYWMSHYTALYGDTASVPPSSQVQASAAEQTYIIKVLTDVRTKNAQFATVLPIGRVGNQKGRITSSEWLRHLKKYLSGEAFQSYSDQVLSDSSLLDAISLLFNTYDDQQLIHHFSWQFVQMYFLVLDRTPLQIVHWGKTYSAAYVPVYCAMYVEEVYRPLLASIHIELAISPSDISRLNFALASLMEKVVSALNASQLEPGAKRSALARYQSMQVRVWPPGRYYSEDEVENAYRCCPRSSDSFVRLWTECQRCLRRAPDTPFHRESSGMHRLLSSSPVTYDPVANELAVAVSALAHPLYYPHGTPAMFYGGLGFLFVAETLKALGRAPIAALAKASATLDAPEAVGNRSERRCFAVQRNDTRATYFAALNVAYSAFAEDAASEVQERRRPISRRHSEESVFFLTACRMMCRAPGSNPLGAIDCNALFRHSPQFANAFACARESTMNPGQRCVYFGDSHGYTI